AGACGCAAGTATAACCAGGAAATAGTCCAGGTTTTGCCGGTTCCGGCACTGGCTTCGATCAGGTTAGTCCCTTCCAACGGGACGCATTTGGCATCAAGGGTTTGCATCTGCATGATGATTTACTAAAAAAGTTGCATTTTAAGTCAACCAAACGGGTGTTCAGGCGTTATTAGGGTTAATGTTTGTTCATTGTTGTTTAAGAGAGTATTGTCAGGCACAACGCTGGCAAGTTAAAGCCCAAGAGTCCCCAAATAGTTATCATAAAAATTCACAGCCCTTAATGCCTTCAACCCTCCCTCCCGGGAGGGTTTTACTTTTCCGGCAAATCCACCGTACTGAATTTCACCCTGACCCGTAACTGACGCAACACATCCTGCGGTACGCTGTCAGGCAACAGGATCATGGAATACAGCTTGCCTGCCTGTGACCGCAGGTTCAGCACACACAACCACGGGTGCAGAAAACTGCTGTCATCCAGCCGTACAAAACGGCTACCGTCCGGGGTACGCAGCAAGCAGTTATCCGCTTGATAAAATGTTACATCCTGAACGGAGTGCGGGAAGGAACGCGCAATATGCAAGCGCCAGAAATACCAGCCGGAAATTGCAATCGCCAACAGCAGTAACAACTTTCCCCACAGCAATATCCCTGACATCAGCACCATAACCAAGGCCGCCAACCCATGTGTTCCCAAGATGAAAACAACCAGCTGGCGCGAAACCCCTGGCTGCACATAAATTGGCGGCTGGGTATGCACCCGCTGTCAGCAGATCAGGGCGCGTAGCAGCGCACGCACATTGGCCATCCCGGTAATCAGGTTGTCACGGATTTCATCCATCGTGATTTCCTCGCTGTCCTTGCCTGCTGCCCAGTTGGCCACGACCGCGCAACTGGCATAACACAGGCCCAGTTCACGGGCGAGGGAAGCCTCCGGCATTGCCGTCATACCTACCAGATCACAACCATCGCGCTCCAGCCGGGCGATTTCCGCCGCTGTTTCCAGACGTGGCCCTTGGGTAGCTGCGTAAGTGCCCCGCGGAACCACATCGAGGTTGGCGCATTCCCCCGCCGCCAGCAAGGCAGTACGCATTTCTGCGCAATACGGATGAGAGAAGTCGATATGGGTAACATGCGTCAAGCCATCCTCGAAGAATGTGTGCGCACGACCATAGGTGTAATCGATGATCTGATCGGGAATCGCCAGCCGGGTGGGCTGCATTTCGGGGGTAATACCACCGACCGCAGCAATCGCAACAACTTTTTCAACCCCAAGGCTTTTAAGCGCCCACAGGTTGGCGCGGTAATTGACCCGGTGCGGCGGAATGGTATGGGTGTAACCGTGCCGCGCCAGAAAGGCGATACGTTTGCCTTCAATCATGCCATGCGTGACCGGGCCAGAGGGTTCGCCATAAGGCGTGTGCACCACTTCGCGGTGAATGACTTCCAGACCCTCGATTTCGGTCAGGCCGGTACCGCCGATGACGGCAAATTCAATGCTCATGTTATAACCCTTTTATTGCGTAAATACCGTTGGCGTTGCGCCAGTATTCCTTGTAATCCATGCCGAAGCCGAACACATAACGATCAACCAGTTCGATAGCGGAGAAATCGCGTTTGATGCCTTCTACCCGCCGGTCATGCTGTTTGTCGGCCAGCACTGCCACCTTGACCGAAGCCGCATCCTGTTCGTGGCACCAATGGGCGATTTCACGCAAGGTGTAACCCTCATCGAGAATATCATCCAGCAACAACACATGGCGGCCTTGCAACGGGGTGTCCGGCTTGTGTAGCCAGGTAATGGTCTTGCTGCCACTGGTTTTGCCCCGGTAGCGGGTCGCGTGTAAATAGTCCTGTTCCAGCGGGAAATCCAGCCGGGTTAACAAATGCCCGGTAAAGATTACCCCCCCGGTCATGACACACAAAACCAGCGGGTTCTTGTCCCCCAATACTGTGGTAATTTCTGCCGCCATCGTATCCAGCAGCGCCGCGATCTCTTCGGCGGAGTGCAACAGGTCTGCATCTGCCCTGGCGCTGGCAGCTTCTTCCGGTGTAATTGCCATGTGATTATCCATTATTCAACTCAGGTAGCTATTCTAGCTTAAAATCAAAAAGTCTCATGAAAAAAGCATGAATTCGACACATGGGGCTTGCACTACGATAATCAGAATATTATAATTTGCTTATATTAATTTTCAACCTGTTTACACGCCGACGGGCGTTTTATCCGCTAGAGGTATATTTCATGAAACTGACCAAAATTGCACTTGCTGTTGCACTCTTCGCCGCATCCGGCCTGGCTTCTGCTGAATTTTTCGATGGCTTTGACAACGGCAGCGGCGTAGGCCAAGGCTATGGTTCTGGCCAGGGCAACACCAGCGGTTATGGCCAAGGCTACGGCACTGGCGCTGGTGATGTTAACGGCTGGGGTCGTGGCAAAGGTGACGCCGATGGCGAAGTTGATTTCACTATCACCTTCAAAGGCAAAGGCAAAACCGACATGGCTTCCGACATGGCTGGCAGTGGCCGTGGTGACACCGCCGCCAACCTGCAAGGTAACGGCTATGGCTACGGCAATGCTTACAACAACCTGTACGGCTACAGCAACACCTACAAAAACAACCCATGGGGTGGTATGTCTGGCTACGGTATGCCTAACATGATGCAACAAGCGCCTGCGATGCAAGCGCCAGCACAGGCTCCTGCCGCACAAGGCCAGGCTCCTGCCATGCAGATGCAGCAAATGCCTATGATGATGCCTGGTTACGGCTATGGTATGCAGCAAGCACCAAGCTTCGAGCAAATCCAGAAGCAAATGGAAATGCAACGCGCCCAGGCTGAAGCTTTCTTCAAACAAATGGAAGAACAGCGTAAAGCCATGGCTGCACAAGCCCAAGCTACCGCGCCAGCCCCTGCTGCTGAAGCCACTGCTACTCCAGCCGCCCCTGCTGCTGAAGTAAAAGCTGAAGCTGCTGCGCCAGCCACCGCTCCTGCTGCTGAACAGAAGTAATCCAGGCCCCATATGAGCGCGGCAAAAAGTTGCGCTCACACAAGCTTGAGAAAGGGCGTATCACTTACGCCCTTTTTTATTGCCCGTTTATTGGGTAGCCTCCACGCACTCGCGGATCAATTCAGGCCCACGGTAAATAAACCCGCTATACACCTGCACCAGACTCGCGCCAGCTTCCAGCTTAGCCTTTGCATCCACCCCTGACAGAATGCCACCCACGCCAATAATCGGAATATTGCTATCCATATCGGTGCGGAATTGGCGGATCACCTCGGTCGAATGCTGTGTCAACGGCCCACCACTCAAACCACCCTGTTCTTGCGCATGTTGCAAGCCTTCGACAGACGACTTATCCAGCGTGGTATTGGTGGCAATCAGCGCATCAATCTGCACGGATGAGAACACCAACGCCATGTCGCGTATTTCCGCTTCATTCAAATCAGGCGCTACCTTGATGGCCACCGGCACATAACGGCCGTATTGTTGTGCCAGCTTCGCCTGTTCCTCACGCAAGGTATGCAACAGGTTTTTCAGGTCATCACCGTATTGCAGCTTGCGCAACCCCGGCGTATTCGGTGAGGAAATATTGACGGTGATGTAATGTGCCAGTGGATACGCCTTGCGCAAGCCGATCAGGTAATCATCCACTGCATTTTCCACTGGGGTATCGAAATTCTTGCCGATATTGATACCGAGTATGCCCTGATAACGGGCATTGCGGACGTTTTCCAGCAGGTAATCAATACCGTGGTTATTAAAGCCCATACGGTTGATAATGCCTTTGGCTTCCGGCAGGCGGAACAGGCGGGGTTTGGGGTTGCCGGGCTGCGGGCGCGGTGTGACCGTGCCGATTTCGATGAAACCAAAGCCAAGTGCAGCCAGAGAATCAATGTATTCGCCATTCTTGTCCAGCCCGGCTGCTAAACCAACCGGATTGGGGAAGTCAATGCCCATGACCCTGACAGGCTTGCCCGACAGGGCTGAAGGCTTGCCTAACAGGCCGGTTTTACCCAGTAGCTTGAGGGAATCAAGAGCGAGATGGTGGGAGGTTTCAGCAGGCAGCAGGAACAGGGCGTCGCGCAGGAGTTTGTACACAGGAAAATCCCCGGTTCAGGAACAAACCGGGGATTATATGAAGGTTTAGCGCATGTTTTCCAGCGCGGCGATACGTTCTTCCAGCGGCGGGTGGGTCATGAAGATTTTGCGCAGACCGGTTCCCAGGCCACCAGCGATACCGAACGCTGCCATTTCGCCCGGCAGGTCGTGTACCGCATGTGCCTGTTGCAGGCGTTTCAGCGCATTGATCATCTTGTGGCGGCCAGCCAGGTCAGCACCGGCAATGTCGGCCTTGAACTCGCGGTAGCGGGAGAACCACATGACAATGGCAGTTGCTACAAAACCGAGGAAAATTTCAGCCACAATCGAACCGATGAAGTAACCCCAGCCCGGGCCACTGCTTTCCTCATCACTACTGCGGAAGAAGTTGTCGACAGCCATACCGATCAGGCGGGCAAAAATGATCACAAAGGTATTCAATACACCTTGGAGCAAGGTTTGCGTCACCATATCACCGTTGGCGACGTGGCCGATTTCATGCCCCAACACGGCTTCCACCTCATCCGCACTCATGTGGTCGAGCAGACCCTGACTGACTGCGACCAGTGCATTGTTGCGGTTCGCACCAGTGGCGAAAGCATTCGGGTCAGGTGAATAGAAAATACCAACTTCCGGCATACCGATACCGGATTTTTCCGCCTGCTTGCGCACGGTTTCCACCAACCAACGTTCCTGGGCGGTTTGAGGGGTTTCAATGATCTGCACCCCCATGCTGCGCTTGGCCATCCATTTGGACATCAGCAGGCTGATGAAAGCGCCACCAAAACCAAACACCACAGCCATCGTCAGGATGCCGCCCATACTGCCAGCGCTCATATTGATGCCAAACAGCTTGCCAATGATGGTCATTGAAATAAACAACACTGCCATCACTGCAAAGTTGGTCAGTGCCAGCATAATAATCCGCATCATGTTCTGTTAACCTCCGGGTTTCTTGTTTATGCGATGAATATTAGGCGAGACAAGCAGGTATTCAAGTATTCCCTACTGATTCCCACTTATTTCCAGACCGGTAACATTCTGGAAACCCTTGGGCAACAGCTTGCCGCGCTTGGCGCGTTCACCCCGGTATTCCTCCAGCTCGCTGCCCTTGATGGCCTTGAATTTTTTGCCTGCATGAAGCACCAGCGTTTCACCCTGCGACAGGATGGCGGCAAACTCAAGCGTTTCATCAGCAATGCCCAAACCACCTTTTTTCAGGCTAATTAATTTGTTTCCCTTGCCTTTGGATAGCACCGGCAAGTCCTGCAAACCTATCACCAGCAGGTAACCAGAAGATGACACCAGAGCCAGTGAATCGGTTTGCGCCCCCCTCGCCAGCAGGGGAGGCAAGATCACCGCGTCACCCGCTGTCAGCGTCACCTTGCCGGACTTGTTGCGGCTCTGCATGTCGCCCAGTGAACACAGGAAACCGTAACCCTCGGCTGATGACAACAAATATTGGTCGCTATCCTTGCCCATCAGGGCAAACGGGAAAGTAGCCCCGACAGGTGGCGACAGCTTGCCGGTTAATGGTTCACCCTGCCCGCGTGCTGAGGGTAACCCATTGGCAGGCAAGGAATAAGTGCGCCCGGAGCTGTCGAGCAGCACCACCGATTGGTTGGAACGGCCACGCGCCGCCGTCAGGAAGTCATCCCCCTGCTTGTAGCTGAGTGATGTAGGGTCAATGTCATGCCCTTTGGCAGCGCGAATCCAGCCCATTTTCGACACCACCACAGTGATGGGTTCGGAAGGTGTCAACGCGGTTTCATCCAGCGCCTGCGCGGCGGCACGTTCCTTTAATGGCGAACGGCGGTCATCGCCATACAGTTTGGCGTCTTCCTTCAACTCCTTGCGGATCAGGCTGGTCAGCTTCTTGTCGGAACCGAGCAGGGAAAGCAGCTCTTCACGCTCTTTCTGCAACTCATCCTGTTCACCCCTGATCTTCATCTCTTCCAGACGCGCCAACTGACGCAGTTTGGTGTCGAGGATGTAGTCGGCCTGCACTTCGGTCAGGTCGAAGCGTGCGATCAACGCTGCTTTCGGCTCGTCTTCGGTGCGAATGATGTGGATTACTTCATCGAGGTTGAGGAAGGCAATCAGCAAGCCTTCCAACAGGTGCAGGCGTTTTTCCACCTTGTCCAAGCGCCATTGCAGGCGGCGGGTAACAGTCTGGCGGCGGAAGGCCAGCCATTCTACCAGAATCTGGCGCAAGTCCTTGACCTGGGGGCGTCCGTCCGTGCCGATCATATTCATGTTGACACGATAGCTGCGTTCCAGATCGGTGCTGGCGAACAGGTGCGACATGAGCATGTCCACATCGACGCGATTGGAACGCGGCACGATCACCAGCCGCACCGGCTGTTCGTGGTCGGATTCGTCGCGCAGGTCTTCCACCAGCGGCAGTTTCTTGGCTTGCATCTGCCCTGCGATCTGTTCCAACACTTTGCTGCCGGAAGTTTGATATGGCAGCGCGGTGATTACGATGTCACCATCTTCCATTTCATAGCGGGCGCGCATTTTGAAGCTACCAGCACCTTTTTCATAGAGGCTGATGAAATCTGCCGCCGGGGTGATGATCTCCGCTTCGGTCGGCAAATCGGGCGCGGGCACGAACTGGCACAATTCCCCGACCGTGGCATTGGGGTGGTCAAGCAGATGGATGCAGGCGTTGACGACTTCACGCAGGTTGTGCGGCGGAATGTCCGTGGCCATGCCGACCGCGATACCACTGCCACCGTTGAGCAGGATATTGGGCAGGCGAGCAGGCAACACCACCGGCTCTTCCAACGTGCCGTCAAAGTTGGGTTGCCAATCGACCGTACCCTGCCCCAGTTCCTGCAACAGCACCTTGGCGTAGGCGGTCAGGCGCGACTCGGTGTAGCGCATGGCGGCGAAGGATTTCGGGTCATCCTGTGAACCCCAGTTACCCTGCCCGTCTACCAGCGTGTAGCGGTAGGAAAACGGCTGCGCCATCAGCACCATCGCTTCGTAACAGGCGGAGTCGCCGTGCGGGTGGAATTTACCCAGCACGTCACCGACAGTACGCGCTGATTTCTTGTGCTTGGAGGCGGCGGAAAGGCCAAGTTCCGACATGGCGTAGACAATGCGTCGTTGCACCGGCTTGAGGCCGTCGCCAAGGTGCGGCAGGGCGCGGTCGAGGATGACGTACATGGAGTAGTCGAGGTACGCCTTTTCGGTGTATTCTTGGAGCGGGAGGGTTTCGATGCCTTCGTAGTTCATGCAAATCCTTGTTCTTTTTGGATGATTGAGCTGGCGCGAGGCTGGGTTGGGTTGGCAGCCCCAAGTACAACCGCAAAATGTCCGCAAACGCCTAATATAGAACAGGTTTTGAATCCCTGCTTTTGGAGTATGCAGCCTGCTATGCAACCAACGGTAACAGAAACGTGGTTTTCTGGCTTCAAAATATTGCTCAGGTTGTGGGGAAGTTTCCACCTTGCGCGATGCAACCGCCATGTGGTCAAGCCGGGTTAATCCCACTTTCGGGTTCCGTACCCATCAAAAACACGTGTCCTTGGTGTCCTTGGTGTCCGCAAGGGTTTAATTTATTGTTTGTATTGAAGTTTTTCGGGACACCAAAGGCCGGACACGTAAAAAGCCACGTGTCCCACGTGTCCCGAAGGCGTTTTTGTAAAAAACCATTGAATTATTCAATAGTCTTTTTGTTTCAGTTAGATATGGATAAATAAAGACACTTTTCAAGCGTCCAGACGCAAAAAAGCCGGGGTTTTCCCGGCTCTTGTGTGGTGTCCCCCTGCCCTGTTTTCAGACGTCGGTGTCCGCTGCATTCAGGTTGAGGAAGTAACAGCGTGTCCGCCCGAACCTGGGCAACGTCACCCGGACAGATGCGACAGTATAGCCGCGTGAATCAGTTTCCGTTTTGCTGATCCAGTTATGTTTCAGCAGGGCTTTTACCGCCTGTTTGACGTTGAACCCTTCCACTACCCTTTCTATCTGGCTGGCAAGGATCAAATATTCCCGGCCTTCACTGCCCGCCAGACGGTGGAAGCCAACCAGATCACGCACCAGTTCCGAACCTTCCGACAGTTCCCGGCCTTCTTCATGGTTCATGAACTTGTCGCCGTTGCGCTCGATGAATGCCCGCACGGTGTCCAGTATGCGCAAGTCTTCCCGGTCGCCCGTGCCGAATTCCGCCAGCCAGTCACGGAAACAGCGCTTGGCCGCTGCGGTTGCCTCCCCTGCCTGCCAGCCGGTCAAGCCGTGTTTGGTGGCCAGTTCGCCAGCGATAGCCACCAGCGCCGCCCGCTTGGCGACAGTATCCGCCTGGGTGCTGTTGTTGTTTGGCAATACGTCGGCCACAAACTGGCTGATCAGGTCGGGCAGGTTTTCGCGGATGGTTTCCTGTTCGCTGGTGATGGTTTCCAGCCATGCCGCGCCCGCCGTGCCGTGGTGGCGTCTTATCGCCTTGTGCATGTGGGTGAAAAAATCCGTGACTGACTGGAAGCCATGCAGGTTTTCAAGAATCTTGTATCCCTTGCCAGCATCCGCCGGGATGTTGGCCAGCCTGACTTCCTGCCCCGCGTAGGACTGGATACCCGCCGATTTCAGGTAATCAACCAGGCTAATTTCCCCCGTGGACAGGAACAGCAGACGCCACGTTTTCAGCGCGCGCAAACCGCCATGGTCTTTCATCCTGGCCTTGTCCTGCCCATTGGCCAGCATATAGACCACTTCGCCCGCTTCCTTGGGGGTGCATTGCTTCAGTTCATCCAGTGGCAAAAAGCCGTCATTGTGCAGGCTGGCCACGCCTTCCAGTGCGTTTGCCGTTGCCCGGTAGGTGCGCTTATACGTGTCGGGATGCCCGAACACAGACGCTGCTGCCAGCAATACGGTGGTTTTGCCATCCTTGGATCCGCCGCTAAAATGGACGCCGCCGGATTCGATGTTGGCCAGCCCTACCAATGAACCGGCAAACGCCATGCTGATGGAAAACACCAGGCGGGAATTGCCTTGTGCATACCGGGCCACGTTTTCACGCCAGCCATTCAAGGTTCCTGCCGTGCTGAAACCGGACTGGATACCCGCCGCCCCACTCTGATAGATGAAATTGCTGTCTTCATCACCATAGACGTGTTCCGGGGTGACGTATACATGGTTATGCCAGCCGGTCTTATCGGTGCAGGTGATGCGTTTATAGGGTGCTGATGACTGGATGTATTCGACCACCTTGTTCTTCTTCCCATAAGGAATATCCAGCCCGCGCCGCAACAGTTCCCCCACAATGTCGGCACTGTCACCACGCAACAGTTCCAGGGGCATAGCCCACTTGTGAATGTGGTTGTCATAGTCGCGCCATTCCAGCAACACGCCCCACTCGCTCTGCTGCGGGTCGCGGGTACGCGCCAGAACTTTCAGGTGGGAACAGATGCGCTTCTCTGGTAACAGGTCGCCTTCCTTGCTCTTGCCTGCGTAGTACACGCCGTCATGCTTCACGGTAAATGTGGCGGCGCGTTATAAATGTGAAACTTTTACGTTATAAATGTGAAAAGAATTATTTTGAATAATTCCAATCAAGTTTAAATATCAGGAGATAGTGCGGCTATCTCCATCCTCCGCCTAATCCTTTGTGTTTCAAGACTTATCCCGTCAAGCATGAACTTGCGGTCCAGGCGCAGGAGGAATGCCGCGAAACCAACGGGCGACATGCCGCCATAGAAGGCAGGATCTTCATCCTGATTAGCCTGTAACATCTCACCAAAAACAGACAGCAAATCAGGGTCAGCTTCGCCCGCAACAACCATCCGCGCCACCCGTGCATTATTCCAATATCGCCACATCTGCTCACGGTCATCAGTGATCATTTTGCGCTGCTGCTTACCGATAGCAGCTGATAAGTCATGCAGCAACAAGGCGCGCGAGTTTGCGGCATGGGCTGGCTTATCCAGATCATCCAGCACAGAGACCCTACGCAATCCGTTGCTCAGCAACTGGACAGTGCTGTCACAGTAACGCTCTTCCACCAAGTCATAGTAATGGTATTTACTCATATATTAACCGCTGCCGCCGAAATGCTTAAGTTTCGCAGGTACTTTTTACCCGAATCATACACTGCCTTTGCTGAGTCTGATGACGTGCAGCAGAAAAGCAGCGCATCATTATTAGCCAATGAAAGGGATGCAACATGGGTTAATGTCACAGACCCATCGCCTCCAACGGGGTCATACGTCCCAACCAGATGACGCCATACATTTTCGTTGTAATAGGCATACCAGAGCGAAAAATGATGGTCTACAACAGCAGTGGCAGTAACCAGGATCGTAAGATTCTGCCCGTTGTACCCAGGAAACGTACTACTCCTGCACCGTCTGGCCACCGGATGCGCGGCATGGGACGATGGCCCAACAAACGCGACACTGCCGTTTGCAGTTGTCGGGTTTTGCGCGTCGGTGATATACGATTGATAATCTGACTGTTGGCCAACTGCGAACAATTGCAAACCGGACTCAGGGTCGCGTATCCCTAATGCGCCGGTAAACCCGCATTTACCGTCGGCATTGACGTTGAACAGGCTATCACCAGCGGCATTTTTGAACTGGATGAAATTAGTGCTGCCTGAAGCATCCAAATTGAACACCGCCCTACCGCTGGCATTCTGCATTTTGCCCGTTGTCACTACCCCCATCGCAGCGGAGATTGCCGACAACTGGCTGACCGAAATCTTGTCGCTCGTGACCGCATTGGCCATGAGTTTATCAGTCGCAATCGCATTCGCGGCAATTTTGTCGGCGCTGATAGCCCCAGCCTGGATTTTTGCCGCAATAACCGAATCAGTAGCCAATGCCCCGGCAGTCACAACACCCGCCGCGATTTTGGTGGCGGTTATCGCGTTTGCGGCTATTTTATCCGAGCTGATAGCATTCGCGGCAATTTTGTCGGCGCTGATAGCCCCAGCCTGGATTTTTGCCGCAATGACTGAGTTTGCAGCCAGCTCATTGGCGGTAACGGCATTGGCGGCAAGTTTCGGCGTACTGATTGCGCCATCAGTTATCTGTGTTGCCGTGATCATGCCTGACAGCTTGCTGGCGTCGACCAGCGGCGTCCAGGCGCCACTGATAATTTGGTAGAGCACCCCGTTAAGGCTAATGACCTTGGAGCCTGTCCATGTCCCCACCGCAGGCAGCGACGTGACAATCTGCACCGGCTCCAGGCCATCCACCAGTTGCTGCGGGTTAATTTGCCCAGACAACTTACCGGCATCAACCATAGGCTCCCATGCGCCGTTGATCAACTGGTAGAGCACCCCGTTAAGGCTAATGACCTTGGAGCCTGTCCATGTCCCCACAGCGGGCAGCGACGTGACAATCTGCACCGGCTCCAGCCCATCGACCAGATCAACCGGGTTGATCAGGGCAGCCGTGACCGCATACTGGGAGGAATAGGTCAGGCTATCCTTACCCCATAAATCATAAGCGGCAACCTTTACATACCAAGTCGAGCCATACGTGACAGGGATGCCGATCACGGCATCCTGGCCGTCGTATTTTAGCGTCGCAGCACTTGGTGTGAATCCAGACGTAGGCGACATATATACCAGCACTCCAGCCATGTCAGTGCCTGTCGGCCACGTATACGTGATACTGACAACGCCAGCAAAAGCAGTGACAGCAATGCCGGTGAGTGCGGCTGCCTGCGGATTGCTGGCAACGACTGTAGAGTAAGTGGCCGACAAGTTGCCGGTCGCATCCAGCGACCAGACGCGGATTGTCAATGCCCGCCATGGCCCGCCGTCATCGGTTGCATCCTGGTATGTGTACTGCCAGTTGTCGCCCACCACATCGCGTGTTCGGCGCGCGGTCATGGTGGCCGTGTCATAGACAATGACCCGGTATTTGGCCGCGCCAGCCACTAGCGTCCACTTGATGCGCAGCACTGCGCCCGTCCACGCTGACTCAATGGCGGCGGCGGGCGGTGGCAATGTGATGGCATCAGACCCGACGGTAACGTCCAGCAGCGAGTATGGGCCAGCCTGGCCGGATATGGCAGCAGCCCGGTAATGCCAGACGC
The sequence above is drawn from the Thiothrix nivea DSM 5205 genome and encodes:
- a CDS encoding quinone-dependent dihydroorotate dehydrogenase; the protein is MYKLLRDALFLLPAETSHHLALDSLKLLGKTGLLGKPSALSGKPVRVMGIDFPNPVGLAAGLDKNGEYIDSLAALGFGFIEIGTVTPRPQPGNPKPRLFRLPEAKGIINRMGFNNHGIDYLLENVRNARYQGILGINIGKNFDTPVENAVDDYLIGLRKAYPLAHYITVNISSPNTPGLRKLQYGDDLKNLLHTLREEQAKLAQQYGRYVPVAIKVAPDLNEAEIRDMALVFSSVQIDALIATNTTLDKSSVEGLQHAQEQGGLSGGPLTQHSTEVIRQFRTDMDSNIPIIGVGGILSGVDAKAKLEAGASLVQVYSGFIYRGPELIRECVEATQ
- a CDS encoding hypoxanthine-guanine phosphoribosyltransferase; protein product: MAITPEEAASARADADLLHSAEEIAALLDTMAAEITTVLGDKNPLVLCVMTGGVIFTGHLLTRLDFPLEQDYLHATRYRGKTSGSKTITWLHKPDTPLQGRHVLLLDDILDEGYTLREIAHWCHEQDAASVKVAVLADKQHDRRVEGIKRDFSAIELVDRYVFGFGMDYKEYWRNANGIYAIKGL
- a CDS encoding DUF927 domain-containing protein, which gives rise to MKHDGVYYAGKSKEGDLLPEKRICSHLKVLARTRDPQQSEWGVLLEWRDYDNHIHKWAMPLELLRGDSADIVGELLRRGLDIPYGKKNKVVEYIQSSAPYKRITCTDKTGWHNHVYVTPEHVYGDEDSNFIYQSGAAGIQSGFSTAGTLNGWRENVARYAQGNSRLVFSISMAFAGSLVGLANIESGGVHFSGGSKDGKTTVLLAAASVFGHPDTYKRTYRATANALEGVASLHNDGFLPLDELKQCTPKEAGEVVYMLANGQDKARMKDHGGLRALKTWRLLFLSTGEISLVDYLKSAGIQSYAGQEVRLANIPADAGKGYKILENLHGFQSVTDFFTHMHKAIRRHHGTAGAAWLETITSEQETIRENLPDLISQFVADVLPNNNSTQADTVAKRAALVAIAGELATKHGLTGWQAGEATAAAKRCFRDWLAEFGTGDREDLRILDTVRAFIERNGDKFMNHEEGRELSEGSELVRDLVGFHRLAGSEGREYLILASQIERVVEGFNVKQAVKALLKHNWISKTETDSRGYTVASVRVTLPRFGRTRCYFLNLNAADTDV
- the htpX gene encoding protease HtpX → MMRIIMLALTNFAVMAVLFISMTIIGKLFGINMSAGSMGGILTMAVVFGFGGAFISLLMSKWMAKRSMGVQIIETPQTAQERWLVETVRKQAEKSGIGMPEVGIFYSPDPNAFATGANRNNALVAVSQGLLDHMSADEVEAVLGHEIGHVANGDMVTQTLLQGVLNTFVIIFARLIGMAVDNFFRSSDEESSGPGWGYFIGSIVAEIFLGFVATAIVMWFSRYREFKADIAGADLAGRHKMINALKRLQQAHAVHDLPGEMAAFGIAGGLGTGLRKIFMTHPPLEERIAALENMR
- the parC gene encoding DNA topoisomerase IV subunit A, with translation MNYEGIETLPLQEYTEKAYLDYSMYVILDRALPHLGDGLKPVQRRIVYAMSELGLSAASKHKKSARTVGDVLGKFHPHGDSACYEAMVLMAQPFSYRYTLVDGQGNWGSQDDPKSFAAMRYTESRLTAYAKVLLQELGQGTVDWQPNFDGTLEEPVVLPARLPNILLNGGSGIAVGMATDIPPHNLREVVNACIHLLDHPNATVGELCQFVPAPDLPTEAEIITPAADFISLYEKGAGSFKMRARYEMEDGDIVITALPYQTSGSKVLEQIAGQMQAKKLPLVEDLRDESDHEQPVRLVIVPRSNRVDVDMLMSHLFASTDLERSYRVNMNMIGTDGRPQVKDLRQILVEWLAFRRQTVTRRLQWRLDKVEKRLHLLEGLLIAFLNLDEVIHIIRTEDEPKAALIARFDLTEVQADYILDTKLRQLARLEEMKIRGEQDELQKEREELLSLLGSDKKLTSLIRKELKEDAKLYGDDRRSPLKERAAAQALDETALTPSEPITVVVSKMGWIRAAKGHDIDPTSLSYKQGDDFLTAARGRSNQSVVLLDSSGRTYSLPANGLPSARGQGEPLTGKLSPPVGATFPFALMGKDSDQYLLSSAEGYGFLCSLGDMQSRNKSGKVTLTAGDAVILPPLLARGAQTDSLALVSSSGYLLVIGLQDLPVLSKGKGNKLISLKKGGLGIADETLEFAAILSQGETLVLHAGKKFKAIKGSELEEYRGERAKRGKLLPKGFQNVTGLEISGNQ
- a CDS encoding S-methyl-5'-thioinosine phosphorylase, whose product is MSIEFAVIGGTGLTEIEGLEVIHREVVHTPYGEPSGPVTHGMIEGKRIAFLARHGYTHTIPPHRVNYRANLWALKSLGVEKVVAIAAVGGITPEMQPTRLAIPDQIIDYTYGRAHTFFEDGLTHVTHIDFSHPYCAEMRTALLAAGECANLDVVPRGTYAATQGPRLETAAEIARLERDGCDLVGMTAMPEASLARELGLCYASCAVVANWAAGKDSEEITMDEIRDNLITGMANVRALLRALIC
- a CDS encoding protein YgfX gives rise to the protein MHTQPPIYVQPGVSRQLVVFILGTHGLAALVMVLMSGILLWGKLLLLLAIAISGWYFWRLHIARSFPHSVQDVTFYQADNCLLRTPDGSRFVRLDDSSFLHPWLCVLNLRSQAGKLYSMILLPDSVPQDVLRQLRVRVKFSTVDLPEK